ATTTAGAGTCGGAATTTCTATGAAATACATCTTCACTTAAACTAAATTACGGACTTACACACTTAGAAAATCTTATAGGATTTCAAGTTAGTTTCAATGCCGTTCGTCATGTTCATATATAgggttattcaaattttgagtggGAAATATTAATAGTAGAtgttagaaaagaaaaacagaaagGTCGTGTACACTTGTAAGTTTTAGGGTTTTCGTTAACGCTACGTATTTGGATAAAGAAGCccttttttctgtttatttttctaacgTCTATTTCCTCTtacatttcttaattaaaatctgAATCATCCTGTATTTTCAGATACTCAGGCCAAAGTACATCTAGCTCCACCATTAGTTTACGAGCCAATAATGAATCTGATAGTTCAGACGCAACTCCCTCTTCTAGATCAACACGAGCGGCTACTGGTAGTTCTTCATCTCAAAGAAGAGCATTGGAGGTATCTGCCCGTTATGTCATTTTCTGAATTtggtctttttttttaatagtctgctttactatttttaaattgtggattttcttttatttttccttcgtaacctaaaaaccattttgttgctctaaattacttaaaataacaTCTTAAATGTTCATCCGTAGATGGACGTTGACTATTCAGATGAAGAAGAGGAAGAAGATTTAGAAGAGACCGATGAGTTAGCGAAGGAAACTAGTAGCGAAGAGGCTGCTGTAAAGTTTGACGAACATCGTGCCACTATGTATGAAGCCGAAGTGAAGAAGAAGTATACAGGTCATAGAAATGCAAGGTAAGTAATAGATTTAGCTTTGCTGCGCCGGTGGTCGAGCTAACGGGTGGTCTACTCTGAATTGATGGTGGCCATGCGTTATAGGGAGTGTTTCCAGCACTACTACCTAAAACCCTGCGAGACACAAGGTCGGTTAAGTTAGATAAAAGTTGACTcttacgaaaaatatttaaatcgaaaatttaattcattaaataCGGACCTGGAATTCGTCGATTTTAGCACTTGAAGGAATTTTCTTTTCGTCTTCAGGACCATGATAAAAGAGGCGACTTTCTGGGGTTCAAACTACGTAATGTCGGGCTCCGATTGCGGGCACGTCTTCATTTGGGACCGGCACACAACCGAACTTAAAATGCTGTTACAGGCAGATCAGCATGTCGTCAACTGTCTACAGCCACATCCCACTTACCCTATTTTGGCCACCAGTGGAATTGATCACGACGTCAAGCTTTGGGCTCCTGTTCTGGAGGAAAGCGGATTTGATGCCGAGGTTGCGGACGATGTatgtattgtttatttaaatattacctCATTCACACGCTTAATTCAAGCCTCTCACTTACAACATACCATAACAAAAGTGTTCGTTATCCACTGGAGAAGctcgaataatttttatctccAAATTCATTTTCTGCAGTTGATCAATAGGAACGCTATAATGCTAGAAGAGACCAGAGACACCATAACTGTTCCCGCAGCATTTATGATTAGGATGTTGGCTTGCCTTAATCAAATCAGACGTGGCGCACGAAACCGACGGTCTTTGAGTAGGGCTTTTATCGAAGACGACAGCTAATAATGATGTTAGTTCGGCATCGTAACAAAAAACACGATCTATGAATACtgttaaaacaaattacttatttgtttgtatgtatataattatttttgcattttggaATCCACTTTTGCTCGTTATTTATTGCCTTTAGACAATGCAAAGCTGCAAACGAAGGCTGATTCGTGTTTGCTTCAGACGaattaatgtgaattaagGAATTTTCGATATCATTCAGCGCAAACGAAGAATATTTACATCAAGTGGATAAGTTAACACTTTATCCATACTCTGAAGTAATATTTGTCAGTCGATGTCGATTGTATGTTATCTAATCCACATGAATAAAGGTGAtcaactgaaaaaataaactcaCTCGGTTGTTCAACGAGCTTTATTCAGCTCTCTATTATGATAAACAACACACTTGAGGTACGTCGAAATACATTGTGAGATTAGTTTAGTTTATCCCTTTTTGATGCCGCTTATTGTGATATAAAGTGGAGAATTTTTCTCGCAACTTTCTTTTAATGTTATATGATTCACTTTTCTTCTGTGCCATGTCACCATTGGAAAATGTTATCTTCAATTTGTGTTCCAAATATGTTATAATTGACTAATAATTAAGATATTGCTTAATTATTGCCGGAATGtttcttgttattttttgcttcatcttttaattaaaatttcttgttttcatGTTATGAAACTAATTGAGGCGTGATATTGTTTGAACTGACCATTAtgtgaatattatattttgtttattttttttgtgcaaataaagatcctaaatatattacaaatttATGTGGGGTTTCTCTAACAACCTAAAACAAGCTATGAATACACACTTACGCAATAGCTATATACGAATTCCTTTATCTCTTATAAAAGCTTCAGTCCCAAAGGTACTCCTCCCTCAGGAGTTAAAGCGACGGATCTGCGGAGGAATTTTAAAGGATTCTTTGTGTTCTTTGTAGGAACAATTTCAtagtttttcaacaaataGAATATAACAGCTTTGGTTTCTAGCAGAGCAAATCTGGAACCAATGCAAGCCCTAGGGCCTACCCCGAAAGGCATGTAAGTGCAAGGTAAAATATTTCCCTTGTTTGCCTCTGAAAATCGTTCTGGTATGAACTTTTCCGGATCAGGATAGTATTTTTCGTCACGGTGGATGCTTATTATGGGAATCCATAAAGTATCTTTGACTTTAAAGGTAATCGTAGGGTCTTCAGGTGACATTGGTTTCAGAGTATATGGTTTCACGCATATTCTGTCTGCTGCTGGTGCCACGGGCCACTTCCGCAAAGATTctacaacaattttattttgaaatcatATCTCAACTCGTGACAGTTATACCAACCTGAAACTACCATGTCCATGTATTTCATGCCAAGTATATCCTCGTATGAAGGTTTTCCGTTACATTTTTCGGAAACTTCGTTGATTTCTTTCCTCAGTTTGGCTTGAATTTCTGGATTTAGGGCTAGTTCGTAAGAGGTGTAACTCATGGCCGAGGACACTGAGTCAAATCCAGCCAAAAAGAATACAAGAGCTTGCGAGGCAATGTCTTGGTTGGTTATGTTTACTGTCCTTTTATGGTGGGTAGCTAAAGTTTGATCAGAATGACGTTGCAGTATTTTGCGCCTAATTTTGGGGAACCACCTGGTGCATTCTCCTCTTCTTTGATAACTGCAAAACCGTCATCTGAGACGTcttcttctttctttttagCACATCCCCGTTTAATCTCCAAAAGCAAGTTGATCATATCGGGCCTCACTATTCCTTTCTCTTCCCTCAACTTCACAGTCTCCTctataatatttgtgaaaaaGGCGCTAACTTTTTTAGATAAGAAGCCGATATTAAATAACTACAAAGATTTGTTATTGTGGGTGCGGGTTTAGATAGGGTGAATTACCTTCAGGAACCAAGGGCATATTGTCACTGCGATGAACTTGAGTAAAACTGTTATTTTGGTAAAGTCCGACACCTCCTTTCCCATTATATAGAAGTCGTTATTGGGCG
This portion of the Euwallacea fornicatus isolate EFF26 chromosome 4, ASM4011564v1, whole genome shotgun sequence genome encodes:
- the LOC136350954 gene encoding cytochrome P450 9e2-like isoform X2 translates to MYWIFAAIALIALIIWKGYLKPYSHWKNMGVPQTRPWFIFGDSWPTMFRAMDIKEWIDWLYNMHPNSKYVGMYQFFLPTLVLKDPEVIKQLTIKDFDYFTDHSNFAVSEEVDPLWSKNLFALKGQRWRDMRGVLSGSFTSNKMRIMYELIREEAEKFANFFKIKNEDMLELNMKDSFCRYTTDVIASTSFGIKVNSLETPNNDFYIMGKEVSDFTKITVLLKFIAVTICPWFLKLFNIGFLSKKVSAFFTNIIEETVKLREEKGIVRPDMINLLLEIKRGCAKKKEEDVSDDGFAVIKEEENAPATHHKRTVNITNQDIASQALVFFLAGFDSVSSAMSYTSYELALNPEIQAKLRKEINEVSEKCNGKPSYEDILGMKYMDMVVSESLRKWPVAPAADRICVKPYTLKPMSPEDPTITFKVKDTLWIPIISIHRDEKYYPDPEKFIPERFSEANKGNILPCTYMPFGVGPRACIGSRFALLETKAVIFYLLKNYEIVPTKNTKNPLKFLRRSVALTPEGGVPLGLKLL
- the LOC136350954 gene encoding cytochrome P450 9e2-like isoform X1; translated protein: MIMYWIFAAIALIALIIWKGYLKPYSHWKNMGVPQTRPWFIFGDSWPTMFRAMDIKEWIDWLYNMHPNSKYVGMYQFFLPTLVLKDPEVIKQLTIKDFDYFTDHSNFAVSEEVDPLWSKNLFALKGQRWRDMRGVLSGSFTSNKMRIMYELIREEAEKFANFFKIKNEDMLELNMKDSFCRYTTDVIASTSFGIKVNSLETPNNDFYIMGKEVSDFTKITVLLKFIAVTICPWFLKLFNIGFLSKKVSAFFTNIIEETVKLREEKGIVRPDMINLLLEIKRGCAKKKEEDVSDDGFAVIKEEENAPATHHKRTVNITNQDIASQALVFFLAGFDSVSSAMSYTSYELALNPEIQAKLRKEINEVSEKCNGKPSYEDILGMKYMDMVVSESLRKWPVAPAADRICVKPYTLKPMSPEDPTITFKVKDTLWIPIISIHRDEKYYPDPEKFIPERFSEANKGNILPCTYMPFGVGPRACIGSRFALLETKAVIFYLLKNYEIVPTKNTKNPLKFLRRSVALTPEGGVPLGLKLL